In Parasphingorhabdus halotolerans, a single window of DNA contains:
- a CDS encoding ABC transporter ATP-binding protein, whose product MANSVVQLRDVRRSFVQGDVRIDVLKGVSLDINKNEIVALLGPSGSGKSTLLQAVGLLEGGFEGSIKLDGEETAQMDPGGHTRIRRELLGFVYQFHHLLPDFSALENVVIPQLIFGTSQSKAEERAATLLTNMGLGNRLEHKPSKLSGGEQQRVAVARALANAPKLVLADEPTGNLDEATADVVLEELMMMVRDEGSAALIATHNERLAAKMDRVVRLHDGVLT is encoded by the coding sequence ATGGCAAATTCTGTCGTGCAGTTAAGAGATGTGCGTCGCAGTTTCGTTCAGGGCGATGTCCGGATCGATGTATTAAAAGGCGTCAGTTTGGACATCAACAAGAATGAGATTGTTGCTCTTTTAGGCCCATCGGGTTCGGGCAAGTCTACTTTGCTCCAGGCCGTGGGCCTTTTGGAGGGCGGCTTCGAGGGATCAATAAAACTCGATGGTGAAGAAACTGCCCAGATGGACCCTGGCGGGCATACGAGAATAAGAAGAGAACTGCTCGGGTTTGTTTATCAGTTCCACCACTTGCTTCCCGATTTTTCGGCTTTGGAAAACGTTGTAATTCCGCAACTTATATTTGGTACGTCGCAATCAAAAGCTGAAGAGCGCGCTGCAACTCTGCTCACGAATATGGGACTAGGCAACCGGCTGGAGCATAAGCCGAGTAAGCTTTCAGGGGGAGAGCAACAGCGCGTGGCTGTTGCAAGAGCGTTGGCAAACGCCCCTAAACTGGTGCTGGCCGACGAGCCAACCGGAAATCTTGACGAAGCGACCGCCGATGTTGTGCTGGAAGAACTCATGATGATGGTCCGTGATGAAGGTAGCGCTGCTTTGATCGCGACTCACAATGAACGCCTTGCGGCGAAGATGGACCGCGTTGTGCGGCTCCATGATGGTGTTTTAACATAG
- the dnaE gene encoding DNA polymerase III subunit alpha has product MSQTPFVHLRAFSAYTILDGAMEPKAIGKIANERGFPAVALCDRIGLFASMAFDDGCRANGVQPITGCFLRVARPGGGEKPKFDWLAVYAQNEAGYQNLCRLVSVSHLGRPQALDAHIPLEMLEKHNEGLLALTAGGEGALARLIAEEQHSEAENYLSLLQQYFPDRLYIELSRRDDAVEEAAEAGLIKLAMDRDLPLVATNPSCYAEPEFHEAHDAMTCIAASAYVESNDRDKPSPNLWIKSALVMEGLFSDIPEALENTSVIAKRCAFSPPRRDPILPSLAGDLAGEAEQLRRDATAGLETRLNHVGGMDAEERQAYFDRLEFELNVIINMGFPGYFLIVADFIKWSKDNDIPVGPGRGSGAGSVVAWALTITDLDPIKLGLLFERFLNPERVSMPDFDIDFCETRRGEVIRYVQDKYGAGQVAQIITFGKLKARAVLRDVGRVLQMPYGQVDRLTKLVPNHPTDPWDLKRSLNGISELAQEYKQADVKRLFDLAMKLEGLPRHSSTHAAGVVIGDRPLDQLVPLYRDPRSDLPVTQFDMKFVEQAGLVKFDFLGLKTLSVLKKAIELLAERNIEVDLDALEWDDPKVFELLKSGDTVGVFQLESEGMRRTLAAVKPTNFGDIIALVSLYRPGPMDNIPLFGDRKNGRAKLAYPHPLLEEILKETYGIFVYQEQVMQAAQVIAGYSLGEADLLRRAMGKKIQAEMDAQRSRFVEGAAKNDLNPAQANELFDLIDKFAGYGFNKSHAAAYALLAYQTAWLKAHYPHEFYAASMCFDMHQSDKLSIFVDDMKRLGVTVLPPSINKSRPYFAVEEQEGALLAVRYALAGLKNVGEKAMQALVQERLENGLFQSIDDFANRIDPAGMNKRQIESLSAAGAFDGIEPNRAAVFDGADMLLSVANSAAEARTSGQGGLFGEGAAGDMQAIRLPQDSNWNLNEIMIRERDAYGFYFAAHPVTQFQAVTSSHGARTFAALCDEDPIGEGQRKPAVMAALVESVRWRESKRGHKFVLADLSDSSGQFSASCFEEDQCTLLAELAKDGGCALLNVELDQRSDDENPRVAVRRVQALDGLEKTTRTKLELDVVDLDGLHELANLLAPLSGGKSELIASMPGLEGKRASVCLGRSFKLDAEVVEKLGNVSGLANIHLGPAGVSRPTRVSKPNLRLVS; this is encoded by the coding sequence ATGTCCCAGACTCCTTTTGTCCATCTTCGCGCCTTCTCCGCTTATACTATTCTTGATGGTGCGATGGAACCGAAGGCAATCGGGAAGATTGCTAACGAACGCGGTTTTCCCGCAGTTGCTTTATGTGACCGGATAGGCTTGTTTGCATCCATGGCTTTTGACGATGGCTGCCGTGCCAACGGTGTGCAGCCTATCACCGGTTGTTTCTTGCGAGTGGCAAGGCCCGGAGGCGGCGAAAAGCCAAAGTTTGATTGGCTCGCAGTATATGCGCAGAATGAAGCGGGTTACCAAAATCTTTGCAGGCTCGTTTCTGTATCGCATCTGGGTCGTCCACAAGCGTTGGACGCCCATATCCCACTGGAAATGCTGGAAAAACACAACGAAGGTCTATTAGCCCTGACAGCGGGCGGAGAAGGTGCCTTGGCACGGTTGATTGCAGAAGAGCAGCATTCGGAAGCTGAAAACTATTTATCCCTGCTGCAGCAATATTTTCCGGATCGGCTCTATATCGAATTATCAAGGCGCGATGATGCGGTCGAAGAGGCTGCGGAGGCTGGTTTGATAAAGCTGGCAATGGATCGCGATCTTCCCTTAGTTGCGACCAACCCGAGCTGTTACGCAGAACCGGAGTTTCATGAAGCCCACGATGCAATGACCTGCATTGCCGCATCTGCCTATGTTGAAAGCAATGATCGGGATAAGCCTTCACCAAACCTTTGGATAAAAAGCGCATTGGTGATGGAGGGTCTTTTCTCCGATATTCCCGAAGCGTTAGAGAATACCTCAGTTATCGCAAAGCGTTGCGCCTTCTCACCGCCACGTCGCGATCCAATCTTGCCAAGTCTTGCCGGTGATCTGGCGGGAGAGGCTGAGCAATTGCGTCGTGATGCGACTGCCGGTCTGGAGACCCGTTTGAACCATGTTGGCGGAATGGACGCTGAGGAACGCCAAGCCTATTTTGATCGCCTTGAATTCGAACTTAATGTCATCATCAACATGGGCTTTCCCGGCTATTTCCTGATTGTTGCCGACTTTATCAAATGGTCCAAAGACAATGATATTCCGGTAGGGCCTGGGCGCGGCTCCGGTGCGGGTTCGGTGGTTGCCTGGGCGCTTACTATTACCGACCTGGATCCCATCAAGCTTGGGTTGCTGTTCGAACGCTTCCTAAATCCCGAACGTGTGTCGATGCCGGATTTCGATATCGATTTCTGCGAAACGCGGCGCGGGGAGGTCATTCGGTATGTGCAGGACAAATACGGCGCTGGACAGGTTGCGCAAATCATCACCTTTGGTAAGCTCAAGGCTCGCGCCGTTTTGCGAGACGTCGGCCGGGTGTTACAAATGCCTTACGGGCAGGTCGACAGACTAACGAAACTGGTTCCCAATCACCCAACCGATCCTTGGGATTTGAAGCGGTCGCTCAACGGTATCTCGGAACTGGCGCAGGAATACAAGCAAGCAGACGTGAAGCGCCTGTTTGATCTGGCAATGAAGCTCGAAGGATTGCCTCGGCATAGCTCCACTCATGCCGCTGGTGTTGTTATTGGCGATCGTCCGCTTGATCAACTGGTTCCGCTATATCGCGACCCGCGTTCGGATTTGCCGGTTACCCAGTTTGATATGAAATTTGTCGAGCAAGCTGGTTTGGTCAAGTTTGACTTTTTGGGATTGAAGACGCTTTCTGTTCTCAAGAAAGCGATTGAGCTTCTCGCCGAGCGTAACATCGAAGTCGATCTTGATGCATTGGAATGGGACGATCCCAAGGTCTTCGAGCTTTTGAAAAGCGGTGACACTGTGGGTGTGTTTCAACTCGAATCGGAAGGTATGCGGCGCACTCTGGCTGCTGTAAAACCAACGAATTTCGGAGATATTATTGCGCTGGTTTCGCTTTATCGGCCTGGTCCGATGGACAATATTCCGCTCTTTGGTGACCGGAAAAATGGTCGCGCTAAGCTCGCTTATCCCCACCCGTTGCTGGAAGAAATACTCAAAGAAACTTATGGGATTTTTGTCTATCAAGAACAGGTTATGCAAGCAGCCCAGGTGATCGCAGGCTATTCACTCGGAGAAGCAGATTTGCTGCGCCGTGCAATGGGCAAGAAAATTCAGGCAGAAATGGATGCCCAGCGCAGCCGGTTTGTCGAAGGTGCGGCTAAAAATGATCTGAATCCGGCACAGGCCAATGAGTTATTTGACTTGATCGATAAATTTGCCGGCTATGGTTTCAACAAGAGCCACGCGGCAGCTTATGCCTTGCTCGCCTATCAAACCGCGTGGCTCAAGGCGCATTATCCCCATGAATTTTATGCGGCTTCGATGTGCTTCGACATGCATCAATCCGACAAGCTTAGCATTTTTGTTGATGATATGAAGCGGCTAGGAGTCACTGTATTGCCGCCGTCAATCAACAAGAGTCGTCCTTATTTTGCCGTTGAGGAACAGGAGGGCGCCCTGCTTGCTGTGCGCTATGCTCTGGCAGGTCTCAAAAATGTTGGCGAAAAAGCGATGCAGGCATTGGTGCAGGAGCGCTTGGAAAACGGGCTATTTCAATCAATTGATGATTTCGCCAATCGAATCGATCCGGCCGGGATGAATAAAAGGCAAATCGAAAGCCTTTCAGCAGCAGGCGCATTCGACGGAATAGAACCTAACCGTGCAGCGGTTTTTGACGGAGCTGATATGTTGTTGTCGGTTGCCAATAGCGCTGCAGAAGCGCGGACCAGCGGACAGGGCGGTCTATTTGGTGAGGGTGCTGCTGGTGATATGCAGGCCATTAGATTGCCGCAGGACAGCAACTGGAATTTGAATGAGATTATGATCCGTGAACGCGATGCTTATGGTTTCTACTTTGCGGCTCACCCCGTTACACAGTTCCAAGCGGTCACATCCTCCCATGGTGCGCGCACTTTCGCTGCTCTGTGCGATGAAGACCCCATCGGCGAAGGTCAGCGTAAACCGGCGGTGATGGCAGCTTTGGTGGAAAGCGTGCGGTGGCGGGAGAGTAAGCGCGGCCATAAATTCGTGCTCGCTGATCTTTCCGATAGCAGCGGGCAGTTTTCGGCCAGTTGCTTTGAAGAAGACCAATGCACTTTGTTAGCAGAGCTGGCTAAAGACGGTGGTTGCGCACTTCTAAATGTTGAACTGGACCAGCGGTCGGACGATGAAAATCCTCGTGTCGCTGTCCGGCGGGTGCAGGCGCTAGATGGGCTTGAGAAAACAACCCGGACAAAATTGGAACTGGACGTCGTAGACTTGGACGGTTTGCATGAACTTGCAAATTTGCTCGCGCCGTTGTCGGGAGGAAAAAGCGAATTAATTGCGTCCATGCCTGGCCTGGAAGGAAAACGGGCCAGCGTCTGTCTTGGGCGATCATTCAAGCTGGATGCGGAAGTTGTCGAAAAGCTGGGTAACGTCTCTGGTTTGGCCAATATCCATCTGGGTCCGGCGGGGGTCTCCAGACCCACGCGGGTGTCAAAGCCGAATTTAAGACTTGTAAGCTGA
- the tsaE gene encoding tRNA (adenosine(37)-N6)-threonylcarbamoyltransferase complex ATPase subunit type 1 TsaE: MIIDSEKAMLDLGANLADILQIGDKVALSGTLGAGKTTFARGLMRGLGFDEEVPSPTFAIVQQYEPPETRLPVAHVDLYRIEDTGDIRELGLGDALEYGALIAEWPDRMPDGFWDNGLQIKLEIETEKTRRLTWTAGPAWKNRWPIT, encoded by the coding sequence ATGATAATAGATTCTGAAAAAGCGATGCTGGATTTGGGTGCTAATCTTGCCGATATCTTACAAATTGGTGATAAAGTTGCGCTGTCTGGAACGCTCGGTGCGGGTAAAACAACTTTTGCGAGAGGGCTAATGCGCGGTCTCGGGTTTGACGAAGAAGTACCAAGCCCGACATTTGCAATAGTGCAACAATATGAACCTCCCGAAACGCGACTGCCCGTTGCTCATGTCGATCTTTACCGGATAGAAGATACCGGTGACATTCGCGAACTGGGGCTTGGCGATGCTCTTGAATATGGCGCGCTAATCGCAGAATGGCCGGACCGGATGCCAGATGGCTTTTGGGATAATGGACTGCAAATCAAACTAGAGATAGAAACAGAAAAAACGCGGCGGTTGACTTGGACTGCCGGTCCCGCTTGGAAGAACCGATGGCCGATAACATGA
- a CDS encoding sensor histidine kinase, with product MSHVPDLTAVILGLILAAWLAAGAWAVWSGLAMKNKAETTLRQSGRLGRLLETSPALPLLVRSDGKLEASQRLMHWLGFGYLPAHISELHTPKAGMSREDLEGLTGDVNLAQKSGSNFTRAIKVAGSDKALLIRGGLADQKIAPNGSALLWVFDATDSEGQIEKLRDENEAARAAFDALSALIEAAPVPMWHRSSDLRLTLVNSAYVKAVDAEDGAQVIADGIELIETIDGVSPINAAAQAKEKGEPLERVVATTVGGKRRMTQVVDVPLGKSGIAGYAIDIQQLEDARREQRRFIESQREMLDKISAGVVQFDADKSLKFCNLPFQRIFSMRQQWIAERPEFPRVLDRMREMNRIPEVRDFPEWREERTDWFHSNESIEENWLLADGTHLRVIANPTPDGGLLLIFEDRTEQVQLASARDTLLRVRTATFDNLFESLAVFAADGKLNIWNHQFAKNWSLTDDELGKHPRVDALMQKMARQLKQAARISEVRDKVRTATTDRIQQAGTLSFADGRRFEYAAIPLPDGNALFTMLDISDSHRIEQALLERNEALVEADSIKASFLSNMSYEFRTPLTSIGGFAELLDNGIAGPLTEQGHEYTRAILQSVKRLGTQIDNVLDLSQSEAGALPIAKEKVNLNKLVGDIAAQFSDVLQAQKMEIVLQLDDKLGSAMADKKRLGQAIWQIVDNAVRYTGEGGRISVNGSGDVKQAVLHISDNGPGMNAGQQSRAFDSFARSRDQKAGQKKGGLGLPLARQLVIAHGGSLTLTSELGQGTLVSIHLPRQ from the coding sequence ATGTCTCATGTTCCTGACCTTACAGCTGTAATTCTCGGTTTGATTCTAGCCGCATGGCTCGCGGCTGGTGCGTGGGCGGTGTGGTCTGGTTTGGCGATGAAAAACAAGGCGGAAACAACGCTTCGTCAGTCTGGCCGGTTGGGACGTTTGCTTGAAACTTCTCCCGCCTTGCCTTTGCTTGTGCGATCTGATGGCAAGTTGGAAGCATCTCAGCGCTTGATGCACTGGCTTGGGTTTGGTTATCTGCCGGCACATATATCGGAGTTGCATACGCCAAAAGCGGGAATGAGTCGGGAAGATCTGGAAGGTCTAACTGGCGACGTCAATCTCGCTCAAAAGTCAGGCAGCAATTTTACCCGCGCGATCAAGGTCGCGGGTTCTGACAAAGCACTTTTGATTCGCGGCGGATTGGCCGACCAAAAGATTGCGCCTAATGGCAGTGCCTTGTTGTGGGTATTTGATGCGACCGATAGTGAAGGGCAGATCGAGAAACTTCGTGATGAAAATGAAGCAGCGCGCGCGGCGTTTGACGCCCTATCAGCGCTGATTGAAGCAGCCCCGGTACCAATGTGGCATCGGTCGTCTGATTTGCGGCTAACTCTGGTTAACAGTGCTTATGTAAAAGCAGTCGATGCCGAAGATGGTGCGCAAGTCATTGCCGACGGGATTGAACTGATCGAGACGATTGACGGTGTCAGCCCGATAAACGCTGCCGCACAAGCAAAGGAAAAGGGCGAGCCATTGGAGCGCGTTGTTGCAACCACCGTTGGCGGCAAGCGGCGAATGACGCAGGTGGTCGATGTGCCTCTTGGAAAATCTGGAATCGCAGGTTACGCAATTGATATCCAGCAATTGGAAGATGCCCGGAGGGAGCAGCGTCGTTTCATCGAATCCCAACGCGAAATGCTCGACAAGATATCGGCAGGCGTGGTCCAATTTGATGCTGATAAATCATTGAAGTTTTGCAATCTACCATTCCAGCGTATTTTCTCGATGCGCCAACAATGGATTGCGGAACGACCAGAATTCCCGCGGGTGCTGGACCGGATGCGCGAGATGAACCGCATTCCCGAGGTTCGTGATTTCCCGGAATGGCGGGAAGAGAGGACGGACTGGTTTCACTCCAATGAGTCGATTGAAGAAAATTGGTTGCTTGCCGATGGCACCCACCTCCGGGTCATTGCTAACCCGACACCGGATGGCGGTTTGCTTTTAATATTCGAGGATCGAACGGAGCAAGTGCAGCTTGCCAGTGCGCGCGATACATTGCTGCGCGTTCGCACTGCGACTTTTGACAACCTGTTCGAATCGCTTGCCGTGTTTGCTGCAGACGGCAAACTCAACATCTGGAATCACCAATTCGCTAAGAATTGGAGTTTGACGGACGACGAGCTTGGCAAGCATCCTCGCGTAGATGCGCTCATGCAGAAGATGGCGCGGCAGTTGAAACAGGCGGCTCGCATTTCAGAAGTCCGCGATAAAGTACGGACCGCGACAACGGACCGGATTCAGCAGGCTGGAACTCTCTCTTTCGCTGATGGTCGGCGTTTTGAATATGCAGCGATACCGCTTCCCGATGGCAATGCACTTTTCACGATGCTGGATATTTCCGACAGTCACCGCATTGAGCAAGCACTGCTCGAACGTAATGAAGCTTTGGTCGAGGCAGATTCTATTAAGGCCAGCTTCCTGTCCAATATGAGTTACGAGTTCCGCACTCCACTGACTTCCATCGGTGGCTTTGCAGAATTACTCGACAACGGGATTGCAGGTCCACTGACCGAACAGGGACATGAATATACGAGGGCAATATTACAATCCGTGAAACGCCTTGGCACCCAGATTGATAATGTGCTCGACCTTAGTCAGAGCGAGGCGGGCGCGTTACCAATTGCCAAGGAAAAGGTCAATCTCAACAAGCTTGTCGGAGACATTGCAGCGCAGTTTTCTGACGTGCTTCAGGCGCAGAAAATGGAAATTGTTCTACAACTTGATGACAAGCTTGGTTCAGCAATGGCAGATAAGAAGCGGCTGGGTCAGGCGATTTGGCAGATTGTGGATAATGCCGTTCGATATACCGGCGAAGGAGGCCGAATATCAGTAAACGGCTCTGGCGATGTGAAACAAGCAGTCCTTCACATCTCGGACAACGGGCCGGGAATGAATGCGGGCCAGCAATCCAGAGCGTTTGATAGCTTCGCCCGGTCCCGTGACCAGAAAGCGGGTCAAAAAAAGGGCGGTCTCGGACTGCCTTTGGCACGGCAGCTCGTAATTGCCCACGGTGGGAGCCTTACGCTAACCTCCGAACTAGGTCAGGGTACGTTGGTGTCTATCCATCTTCCCCGCCAATGA
- the moaB gene encoding molybdenum cofactor biosynthesis protein B, with the protein MTIDETRTFKAVNIALLTVSDTRSLKEDTSGDILAERIGSKGHALIYRMLIRDEKWKVIAQLHQWIDDEEVDVIITTGGTGLTGRDITPEALDAVKDKDIPGFGELFRWLSMEKIGTSTVQSRACAVVARGTYIFALPGSNGAVKDGWDGILDTQLDSRHRPCNFVELIPRLLEK; encoded by the coding sequence ATGACAATAGATGAAACTCGCACATTCAAAGCTGTAAATATCGCATTGTTGACGGTTTCAGACACGCGCTCGCTTAAGGAAGACACATCTGGAGACATACTGGCAGAGCGCATAGGGTCAAAAGGGCATGCGCTAATTTACCGGATGCTCATACGTGACGAGAAATGGAAGGTTATTGCGCAACTCCATCAGTGGATTGATGATGAAGAAGTCGACGTGATCATCACCACCGGCGGCACGGGCTTAACCGGTCGCGACATAACGCCGGAAGCGCTTGATGCGGTCAAAGACAAGGACATACCGGGCTTTGGGGAGCTATTCCGTTGGCTGAGCATGGAAAAGATTGGCACTTCCACGGTGCAATCGCGAGCCTGTGCTGTCGTTGCGCGCGGAACCTATATATTTGCACTTCCGGGCTCAAACGGGGCAGTAAAAGACGGTTGGGATGGCATATTGGATACGCAGCTAGATAGCCGGCATCGCCCGTGCAATTTTGTTGAGTTAATTCCACGGCTTTTGGAAAAATAA
- a CDS encoding long-chain fatty acid--CoA ligase, translating to MAGAMQASALKITNLIDHAAREHGTREIVSYWADGSLTRSNWAEIGLEARKFSQALHRLGMKKGDRIATIAMNHAHHLISWYGSAGIGGILHTVNPRLFEEQLVYILNHAEDRVLLFDKMFTPIIEMLKPQLKTVEHYIQFDGEKAEYPTFRELVEAEDGNFNWVDIDENDPCGLCYTSGTTGNPKGVLYEHRSNVLHALTEVQPDIMDLATRSVMLPVVPMFHANAWGLPFACAAVGAKMVFSASNEAPVLWKLIRDEGVTHSAGVPTVWLSMFADMDANGGDYGKLKTVTIGGSACPRFMIERFMKEDIRVAHAWGMTETSPIGTAGSLPANWDELSFDEQVDVICLQGRPPFGVELRVIDEDGNVAPRDGKTSGTLEIRGPWIIQRYFRSDEDAVEEDLWFDTGDVSVLHPDGTMQITDRAKDVIKSGGEWISSIELENAAVGCPGVAEAAAVGVYHPKWDERPLLLVVKKPGADVLEEDVIAYLADKVAKWWLPDEVKFIDELPHTATGKILKRALRDEYKDYKLKSLADA from the coding sequence ATGGCCGGAGCAATGCAAGCCAGCGCGCTTAAAATCACCAATTTGATCGATCACGCTGCGCGTGAACATGGGACGCGGGAAATCGTCAGCTACTGGGCTGATGGTTCGCTGACCCGCAGCAACTGGGCCGAAATTGGTTTGGAAGCCCGTAAATTTTCACAAGCACTCCATCGGCTCGGAATGAAAAAAGGTGACCGGATCGCCACGATAGCCATGAACCACGCGCATCACCTGATCAGCTGGTACGGCTCTGCGGGCATTGGCGGCATTCTCCACACGGTCAATCCGCGTCTGTTTGAAGAGCAGTTGGTCTATATTCTGAACCATGCGGAAGACCGAGTGTTGCTTTTCGATAAAATGTTCACGCCGATTATTGAAATGCTCAAGCCGCAACTCAAAACGGTTGAACATTATATCCAGTTTGATGGCGAGAAAGCCGAATATCCGACCTTCCGGGAACTGGTAGAAGCCGAAGATGGCAATTTCAACTGGGTTGATATCGATGAGAATGATCCCTGCGGACTTTGCTACACCAGCGGGACGACAGGCAATCCAAAAGGTGTGCTCTACGAACATCGCTCCAATGTGCTTCATGCACTAACCGAAGTGCAGCCTGATATTATGGATCTGGCAACTCGTTCGGTCATGCTCCCGGTTGTGCCAATGTTTCATGCCAATGCCTGGGGACTTCCCTTTGCTTGTGCAGCAGTCGGTGCAAAAATGGTATTCTCGGCGAGCAACGAAGCGCCAGTATTATGGAAGCTGATCCGCGACGAAGGTGTTACACATAGTGCGGGTGTACCAACTGTTTGGCTTTCCATGTTTGCCGATATGGATGCCAATGGCGGTGACTATGGTAAACTGAAAACAGTCACTATCGGTGGATCAGCCTGTCCACGATTCATGATTGAGCGTTTCATGAAAGAGGATATTCGTGTTGCTCATGCCTGGGGAATGACCGAAACATCGCCAATCGGGACAGCAGGATCGTTACCGGCAAATTGGGACGAATTGAGTTTTGACGAACAGGTAGATGTAATTTGCCTCCAAGGCCGTCCGCCATTTGGTGTTGAATTGCGCGTGATTGATGAAGACGGCAATGTTGCTCCACGTGATGGTAAAACCAGCGGCACTTTGGAAATTCGAGGACCATGGATTATCCAACGCTATTTCCGATCAGATGAAGATGCAGTGGAAGAGGATCTCTGGTTTGATACCGGGGATGTGTCGGTACTTCATCCTGATGGCACCATGCAAATCACTGATCGCGCAAAGGATGTGATCAAGTCCGGTGGAGAATGGATAAGCTCGATTGAATTGGAAAATGCTGCAGTCGGTTGTCCCGGTGTGGCAGAGGCGGCCGCAGTTGGTGTCTACCATCCGAAATGGGATGAACGGCCTTTGTTGCTAGTGGTCAAGAAACCCGGAGCAGATGTTTTGGAAGAAGATGTGATTGCTTACCTCGCTGATAAGGTTGCAAAATGGTGGTTGCCGGATGAAGTGAAATTCATAGACGAATTACCGCACACCGCTACCGGAAAAATTCTGAAGCGCGCCCTTCGCGATGAGTATAAAGACTATAAACTCAAGAGTCTGGCAGACGCTTAA
- a CDS encoding glutathione peroxidase, protein MQITEFKVKQADGSMDDLSNYEGKVLLIVNTASKCGFTPQYEGLEKLYKEFSDRGLEILAFPCNQFGNQEPGDAEEIKNFCTLNYDVSFPLMAKVDVNGKSADPLWNYLKKEKTGLLGSKIKWNFTKFLVDREGNVVARHGPAVKPEQLRSEIEGLL, encoded by the coding sequence ATGCAAATAACAGAATTTAAGGTGAAACAGGCGGATGGATCGATGGACGATCTCTCCAATTACGAAGGCAAAGTGCTACTGATTGTAAACACTGCCTCGAAATGTGGGTTCACGCCGCAATATGAGGGATTGGAAAAACTTTATAAAGAATTTTCCGATCGAGGCCTCGAAATACTCGCGTTTCCTTGCAACCAGTTTGGCAATCAAGAACCAGGCGATGCCGAGGAAATCAAGAATTTCTGTACATTAAACTATGATGTCAGCTTTCCGCTAATGGCCAAGGTTGATGTGAATGGCAAAAGTGCTGATCCATTGTGGAACTATTTGAAAAAGGAAAAAACCGGTTTGCTCGGTTCCAAAATCAAGTGGAACTTCACGAAATTTCTGGTGGACCGTGAAGGCAATGTTGTTGCGCGTCATGGCCCGGCGGTGAAACCGGAGCAGCTGAGAAGCGAAATCGAGGGATTGCTCTAG
- a CDS encoding PA0069 family radical SAM protein translates to MNANSKPHPFARKGRGAPTNATPLRFNMNERLADGDWLDDREMLDGTATKLRTEVIAEFPKSIINFNTSPDIPFDRSINAYRGCEHGCVYCYARPTHAYHDLSPGLDFETKLFAKPNAAELLRQTFAKPTYKAATLAIGTNTDPYQPIEKHNRITRQILEIMLETQHPVGITTKSDRVLDDIDILAKLAANQLTSVTMSVTSLESATSRSLEPRAPSAIKRLNAVRQLSEAGIYTHVNIAPVIPAITDHEIEAIVVAAAAHGAQSVSIIPIRLPHEVAPLFEEWLDHHFPDRKHKVMSIIMQMRGGKRNDPDFHTRMKGQGPWAELLRNRTEIAARKAGLREAKFGLRTDLFRRPTVKGSQLELF, encoded by the coding sequence ATGAACGCCAATTCCAAACCACATCCCTTTGCTCGAAAAGGCCGAGGTGCGCCGACCAACGCTACACCGCTGCGTTTCAATATGAATGAGCGATTGGCCGATGGCGATTGGCTTGATGACCGGGAAATGCTGGACGGCACCGCTACGAAACTCCGCACCGAAGTGATTGCCGAGTTCCCCAAATCAATCATCAACTTCAATACCTCACCGGACATTCCTTTTGATCGTTCGATCAACGCGTATCGCGGATGTGAACATGGCTGTGTCTATTGCTATGCGCGCCCGACCCACGCCTATCATGATCTCTCGCCCGGTCTTGATTTTGAAACCAAACTGTTTGCCAAGCCCAATGCAGCAGAATTGCTTCGTCAGACTTTTGCCAAACCAACGTACAAAGCCGCCACACTCGCGATCGGCACCAATACCGATCCTTATCAGCCGATAGAGAAACACAATCGGATAACCCGACAGATTTTGGAAATCATGCTCGAGACGCAGCACCCCGTCGGAATAACGACCAAATCTGACCGGGTATTGGATGATATTGATATCCTGGCAAAACTCGCCGCAAATCAACTAACCTCGGTCACGATGTCAGTAACGTCACTGGAAAGCGCAACATCAAGAAGCTTGGAACCGCGCGCTCCGTCGGCAATCAAGCGGCTAAACGCAGTTCGGCAATTGAGCGAAGCGGGTATCTATACCCATGTGAACATCGCTCCGGTTATTCCGGCCATCACCGATCATGAGATTGAAGCAATAGTGGTTGCCGCTGCGGCTCATGGCGCGCAGAGCGTCTCGATCATTCCCATCCGCCTACCCCATGAAGTTGCGCCCTTGTTTGAAGAATGGCTTGATCACCATTTTCCGGATCGCAAACACAAGGTCATGAGTATCATCATGCAAATGCGCGGCGGCAAACGCAATGACCCCGATTTTCATACAAGGATGAAAGGGCAAGGGCCGTGGGCAGAATTGCTCCGCAACCGGACGGAAATAGCGGCCCGGAAGGCCGGTTTGCGCGAAGCCAAGTTCGGATTGCGGACGGACTTGTTCCGGCGGCCAACAGTCAAAGGCAGCCAACTGGAACTATTTTAA